The Longimicrobium sp. genome has a window encoding:
- a CDS encoding TIGR04283 family arsenosugar biosynthesis glycosyltransferase, with protein sequence MPPPLSIIIPTLNEAAEIEAALGALQPLRARGCEIIVADGGSADATAELARPLADRVLAAGCGRARQQNAGAAVATGDVLLFLHADTRLPPDADRIVIGGLETSGRGWGRFDVRLTGRHPLLRAIERMIGVRSRLSGIATGDQAIFARRDWFERAGGFPDIPLMEDVALSKALKRLGPPLCLRDVVTTSSRRWEQRGVIRTMLLMWRLRLEFWLGADPANLAERYR encoded by the coding sequence ATGCCGCCGCCGCTCTCCATCATCATCCCCACGCTGAACGAGGCGGCGGAGATCGAGGCCGCGCTCGGCGCGCTGCAACCGCTCCGCGCGCGCGGTTGCGAGATCATCGTCGCCGACGGCGGCAGCGCGGATGCGACGGCGGAGCTCGCGCGCCCGCTCGCCGACCGCGTGCTGGCCGCCGGGTGCGGCCGCGCGCGCCAGCAGAACGCCGGCGCCGCGGTGGCGACGGGTGACGTGCTCCTCTTCCTCCACGCCGACACGCGCCTGCCGCCGGACGCGGACCGCATCGTGATCGGGGGATTGGAGACGAGCGGCCGCGGGTGGGGCCGCTTCGACGTGCGGCTGACCGGCCGCCATCCGCTGCTGCGCGCGATCGAGCGGATGATCGGCGTGCGCTCGCGCCTCTCCGGCATCGCCACGGGCGACCAGGCGATCTTCGCGCGCCGCGACTGGTTCGAGCGCGCGGGCGGCTTCCCCGACATCCCGCTGATGGAAGACGTGGCGCTCTCGAAGGCGCTCAAACGCCTCGGCCCGCCGCTCTGCCTCCGCGACGTCGTCACCACCTCCAGCCGCCGCTGGGAGCAGCGCGGGGTGATCCGCACGATGCTGCTGATGTGGCGCCTGCGCCTGGAATTCTGGCTCGGCGCGGATCCCGCCAACCTCGCGGAGAGATACCGGTGA